A part of Xenopus tropicalis strain Nigerian chromosome 4, UCB_Xtro_10.0, whole genome shotgun sequence genomic DNA contains:
- the MGC107780 gene encoding MGC107780 protein precursor, with protein sequence MQTPGLVVFWLVAALSNGDDSCPEVKVVGVGSSDKLTILRGCPGAAGVPGYKGEAGASGEKGQSGSKGEPGKAGPQGQQGQKGDKGDGGAPEQFYAARNCKELLDQGAILSGWYKIYPDGERPLTVLCDMDTDGGGWIVFQRRWDGSVDFFRDWDSYKKGFGSQLSEFWLGNDNIHTLTSAGTYKLRIDFTDFENQNSFAAYDSFATLGEKDNYKLILGAYSGGTAGDSLNHHRNCPFSTKDRDNDFHNINCADTFKGGWWYGSCHDSNLNGLYLRGKHSNEALGINWETGKGNGYSYKVTEMKFRPK encoded by the exons AAGTGAAGGTTGTGGGAGTCGGAAGCTCTGACAAACTAACCATCCTCAGGGGGTGCCCGGGGGCTGCAGGGGTTCCTGGGTATAAAGGTGAAGCTGGAGCTTCAGGGGAGAAAG GTCAAAGTGGATCCAAGGGGGAACCTGGGAAGGCTGGCCCACAAGGGCAACAAG GACAGAAAGGAGACAAAGGAGACGGAGGAGCCCCAGAACAATTTTATG CTGCCAGGAACTGCAAGGAACTGCTGGATCAGGGGGCAATTCTGAGCGGATGGTACAAGATTTACCCCGATGGAGAGAGGCCTCTGACTGTGCTTTGTGACATGGACACTGATGGAGGGGGATGGATT GTTTTCCAGAGAAGATGGGATGGCTCCGTTGACTTCTTCCGAGACTGGGACTCCTACAAGAAAGGGTTTGGGAGTCAGCTGAGTGAATTCTGGCTTGGGAACGACAACATTCACACTCTCACATCGGCAG GCACCTATAAGCTTCGCATCGATTTCACAGACTTCGAGAAtcagaacagttttgcagcttaTGATTCCTTTGCAACACTGGGAGAGAAGGATAATTACAAACTGATCCTTGGGGCTTATTCTGGGGGCACTGCAG GAGACTCTCTCAATCATCACCGCAACTGTCCCTTCAGTACCAAAGACAGGGATAACGATTTCCATAACATTAACTGCGCTGACACATTTAAAGGTGGTTGGTGGTACGGAAGCTGCCATGACTCCAATCTGAATGGACTGTACCTAAGAGGGAAACACTCCAACGAAGCTCTCGGCATCAACTGGGAAACCGGCAAGGGGAACGGCTACTCTTACAAAGTAACAGAAATGAAATTTAGGcctaaataa